One genomic region from Natrinema caseinilyticum encodes:
- a CDS encoding Hsp20/alpha crystallin family protein codes for MSERFPDDDRDESDSDRDADDWNADGSDHWLSSLLSALESLESGRASRAGRRRSDRTVFDYDVSIQTGDELSADDWPFGEDAARDGDTGRPRTRRVRSSGPSSDHHVATRTHDDELLVTADIPGVDPDDVTVGFDDSDLVIAVGAREIGRVAVPWRQTSSRARIRNGVLSVQVRPETDVDEPEDER; via the coding sequence ATGAGCGAACGATTTCCGGACGACGACCGCGACGAATCGGATTCCGACCGCGACGCCGACGACTGGAACGCTGACGGAAGCGACCACTGGCTTTCGAGTCTCCTGTCCGCCCTCGAATCGCTCGAGAGCGGACGGGCGTCGAGAGCCGGTCGGCGTCGGAGCGACCGGACCGTCTTCGATTACGACGTTTCGATCCAAACGGGCGACGAATTGTCGGCGGACGACTGGCCATTCGGCGAGGACGCGGCCCGCGATGGAGACACCGGTCGGCCGCGAACGCGACGGGTTCGGTCGTCGGGTCCCTCGAGCGACCACCACGTGGCGACCCGAACCCACGACGACGAACTGCTCGTCACCGCGGACATCCCCGGTGTCGATCCGGACGACGTCACGGTCGGCTTCGACGATTCCGACCTGGTCATCGCCGTCGGGGCCCGCGAAATCGGTCGCGTGGCGGTCCCCTGGCGCCAGACCTCGTCGCGGGCGAGAATCAGAAACGGCGTCCTCTCCGTTCAGGTCCGTCCGGAGACCGATGTCGACGAGCCAGAGGACGAGCGATGA
- the gvpA gene encoding gas vesicle protein GvpA, with translation MAMAQRTPNSSSLAEVLDRVLDKGVVIDVWARISVVGIELLTVEARVVVASVDTFLHYAEEIAKIEQATAEGDIEEIEELEVETRPESSPKSTPN, from the coding sequence CTGGCTATGGCACAACGAACACCGAATTCATCGAGCCTCGCAGAAGTCCTCGACCGCGTCCTCGACAAGGGCGTCGTCATCGACGTCTGGGCGCGTATCTCGGTCGTCGGGATCGAACTACTGACGGTCGAGGCTCGTGTCGTCGTCGCCTCGGTCGACACCTTCCTGCACTACGCGGAGGAGATCGCAAAAATTGAGCAAGCGACGGCGGAGGGAGACATCGAAGAGATCGAGGAACTCGAGGTCGAGACGCGGCCCGAATCGTCACCGAAGTCGACACCGAACTAA
- the gvpM gene encoding gas vesicle protein GvpM, which yields MRPQKNDEALVDVLDVLLRDGAILRADVIVSVADIPLVGIKLTAAIAGMETMTEYGLFEEWDASRRAAVSRGQYATRESVPGPDERDDRSVDWPHDEDRKRDEDA from the coding sequence ATGAGGCCCCAAAAAAACGACGAGGCGCTCGTCGACGTTCTCGACGTGTTGCTCAGAGACGGCGCGATCCTTCGCGCGGACGTGATCGTATCGGTCGCGGATATTCCGCTCGTGGGGATCAAACTCACAGCCGCGATCGCGGGCATGGAAACCATGACGGAGTACGGCCTCTTCGAGGAGTGGGATGCCAGCCGTCGAGCCGCCGTCAGTCGTGGACAGTACGCCACGCGCGAATCGGTTCCGGGCCCCGACGAACGGGACGACCGGTCCGTCGATTGGCCTCACGACGAGGACCGTAAGCGAGACGAGGACGCGTAA
- the gvpF gene encoding gas vesicle protein GvpF has translation MFVLDDLLVRPFVGIVDALHSIALDEMYDVEAIEADLKENQLLYELGERSDAEYRRRKAELEAELETARDVHERLSSGRVEVKR, from the coding sequence ATGTTCGTTCTCGACGATCTCCTCGTTCGCCCGTTCGTCGGCATCGTCGATGCGCTTCACTCCATCGCTCTCGACGAGATGTACGACGTCGAAGCGATCGAGGCCGACCTCAAGGAGAATCAGTTGCTGTACGAACTCGGCGAACGTTCGGACGCGGAATACCGACGACGCAAAGCGGAACTCGAGGCGGAACTGGAGACGGCCCGCGACGTTCACGAGCGGCTCTCGAGCGGCCGCGTGGAGGTGAAACGATAA
- a CDS encoding winged helix-turn-helix transcriptional regulator, with amino-acid sequence MKRDSPTAGRVLAVVLVAMLLGGGFTGVAAGATMDLSSPTAASPGGGLFGITGTANSPSAILEETTDTVDTTTDAVGGTLEETIAAVESVSEGTVSAAVGARTGLDGRTADPDSVDSSDDARRTETGNADRSRNNSASAGTPGATGAATDAVLVGLLGAITVSGAAAGGSGAAGTAGAASSATASWLRHVRGVGRLQRAGSALPWKVLPLFRYSRYDDSDPLDRDGRREIYERIEAAPGSYLSRVSDRTGIPLSTVRYHVRVLEDESLVTAIKVNGKRRYFLDADGAELTAALAEPAKRDVLETLVELGRARNDRLADELERDPSTISHHLSSLGDDGLVVRETDGRSIVNEVPPRVEAAVVDDAAMSVDSQTAPADDWARPALRRFARYESDRSVSKYTSAWLAQPGLNAAPHAGHR; translated from the coding sequence ATGAAACGGGATTCGCCGACCGCGGGGCGCGTGCTCGCAGTTGTCCTCGTCGCGATGCTCCTCGGCGGCGGATTCACTGGTGTTGCGGCGGGGGCCACGATGGACCTGTCGAGTCCGACCGCGGCCTCCCCCGGCGGTGGCCTCTTCGGTATCACCGGAACGGCGAACTCGCCATCCGCCATTCTCGAAGAGACGACCGACACCGTCGACACGACGACGGACGCCGTTGGTGGGACGCTCGAAGAGACGATCGCTGCGGTCGAGTCGGTCAGCGAGGGAACGGTCTCCGCCGCCGTCGGTGCCAGGACCGGGCTCGACGGGCGTACGGCGGACCCTGACAGTGTTGACTCGAGCGACGACGCACGACGGACCGAAACCGGGAACGCGGACCGGAGCCGGAACAACTCCGCTTCGGCCGGGACTCCCGGTGCGACGGGGGCTGCGACCGACGCGGTGCTCGTCGGACTGCTCGGTGCGATTACCGTTTCCGGCGCGGCGGCGGGTGGTTCGGGCGCCGCCGGGACTGCGGGCGCGGCGAGCAGCGCAACCGCCAGTTGGCTGCGCCACGTCCGTGGCGTCGGACGCCTCCAGCGGGCCGGTTCCGCCCTCCCCTGGAAGGTCCTTCCGCTATTCAGATACAGCCGGTACGACGACTCGGATCCGCTCGATCGCGACGGCAGGCGGGAAATCTACGAGCGGATCGAGGCCGCGCCCGGTAGTTACCTCTCTCGAGTGAGCGACCGAACCGGTATCCCGCTTTCGACGGTTCGCTACCACGTTCGCGTTCTCGAGGACGAGTCGCTGGTGACCGCCATCAAGGTCAACGGCAAACGCCGGTACTTCCTCGATGCGGACGGAGCCGAACTAACGGCCGCCCTCGCGGAACCTGCAAAGCGCGACGTTCTCGAGACGCTGGTCGAACTCGGCCGGGCCCGTAACGATCGACTCGCCGACGAACTCGAGCGCGACCCGAGTACGATCTCACACCACCTGTCGTCGCTGGGAGACGACGGGCTGGTCGTCCGCGAAACGGACGGCCGATCGATCGTCAACGAAGTCCCCCCGCGGGTCGAAGCGGCCGTGGTCGACGACGCCGCGATGTCGGTCGACTCGCAGACTGCACCGGCCGACGACTGGGCCCGACCGGCTCTACGCCGTTTCGCCCGTTACGAATCGGATCGTTCGGTCTCGAAGTATACCTCCGCGTGGCTCGCACAGCCCGGATTGAACGCGGCTCCGCACGCCGGACACCGATAG
- a CDS encoding CHY zinc finger protein produces MTRDAVRGVDVGPHTRCAHYHTSHDVVAFKFACCERYYSCFRCHEEVTDHESEPWHRNRFDEPSVLCGVCDTTLTVPDYLEADYRCPACGAAFNPGCASHAEVYFETERSDS; encoded by the coding sequence ATGACGAGGGACGCAGTTCGCGGCGTCGATGTCGGACCGCACACGCGCTGTGCCCACTACCACACCAGCCACGACGTCGTTGCGTTCAAGTTCGCCTGCTGCGAACGCTACTATTCCTGTTTTCGGTGCCACGAGGAAGTCACGGACCACGAGTCCGAACCGTGGCACCGAAACCGATTCGACGAGCCCTCGGTGCTGTGTGGCGTTTGCGACACCACGCTCACCGTTCCCGACTATCTCGAGGCCGACTATCGGTGTCCGGCGTGCGGAGCCGCGTTCAATCCGGGCTGTGCGAGCCACGCGGAGGTATACTTCGAGACCGAACGATCCGATTCGTAA
- a CDS encoding transposase, translated as MSPTVTKTLQATFAPPTTHKRSKLNVLLETYRDGLQEAFDAGASTMSAVSDIVTPYDLPYQAKAALCNYVPKLRKTYNAKELDDGHPIRFTNQAAKFDHSEERDYEFTWWVPRPGRGTNFWIPLRINPEQEDLWHDLVSEDAKAGEIRLQQHRKNWVLHVTVEYPVEEPATDGDATHIGLDIGETALITGYALKDGSPTDPFVCSGSRAKHLRKEMHTTLKRLQERDASEWRIEDRFSYYQNALTDIVEKASRQAVEYARSFENPVLVMEDLTYIRERLDYGKYMNRRLHSWAFARLQGRIEDKATEAGIPFKYVNPAYTSQTCHSCHRIGRRDSQAEFRCPNDDCHVSTFQADINASANIARRVDPWGESVPLDKAERDDSPQDGSRSDTATTHRETSVPAQMTLTAFRESKPSASDD; from the coding sequence GTGTCTCCGACCGTCACGAAGACGTTGCAGGCGACGTTCGCGCCACCCACCACGCACAAGCGGTCGAAACTCAACGTCCTGCTCGAAACGTACCGTGACGGTCTACAAGAAGCGTTTGACGCCGGTGCGAGTACCATGTCGGCGGTGAGCGACATCGTGACGCCCTACGACCTCCCGTATCAGGCCAAAGCCGCTCTCTGCAACTACGTCCCGAAACTTCGGAAGACGTACAACGCCAAGGAGTTGGACGACGGCCACCCGATACGGTTCACGAACCAAGCCGCGAAGTTCGACCACTCCGAAGAACGCGACTACGAGTTCACGTGGTGGGTTCCACGCCCCGGTCGGGGAACGAACTTCTGGATACCGCTCCGCATCAACCCAGAACAGGAAGACCTCTGGCACGACCTCGTATCGGAGGACGCGAAGGCGGGCGAGATACGGCTTCAACAGCACCGGAAGAACTGGGTACTACACGTCACCGTCGAGTACCCAGTCGAAGAACCAGCGACGGACGGTGACGCCACGCACATCGGATTAGACATCGGAGAAACCGCCCTGATAACGGGCTATGCCCTCAAGGACGGGTCTCCGACTGACCCGTTTGTGTGTAGCGGAAGCAGAGCGAAGCATCTCCGCAAAGAGATGCACACGACCCTGAAACGCCTCCAAGAGCGTGACGCATCCGAGTGGCGGATTGAAGACCGTTTCTCGTACTACCAGAACGCGCTCACCGACATCGTGGAGAAGGCGTCTCGGCAGGCCGTCGAGTACGCCCGTTCCTTCGAGAATCCGGTGTTGGTGATGGAGGACTTGACGTACATCCGTGAGCGTCTCGATTACGGGAAGTACATGAACCGTCGGCTTCACTCGTGGGCGTTCGCCCGACTCCAAGGGCGAATCGAGGACAAGGCGACGGAAGCAGGCATCCCGTTCAAGTACGTGAATCCGGCGTACACCTCGCAGACGTGCCACTCGTGCCACCGCATCGGTCGTCGGGACTCACAAGCTGAGTTCCGGTGTCCGAACGACGACTGCCACGTTTCGACGTTTCAGGCCGACATCAACGCTTCCGCGAATATCGCACGACGGGTTGACCCGTGGGGAGAGAGCGTCCCGCTTGACAAGGCGGAACGCGATGACTCGCCACAGGACGGGAGCCGTAGTGACACGGCCACGACTCACCGTGAGACGAGCGTACCAGCGCAGATGACGCTCACGGCGTTTCGAGAGTCTAAACCCTCTGCCAGCGACGACTAA
- the tnpA gene encoding IS200/IS605 family transposase has translation MKYNLETGSHTVYALQYHFVTVTKYRADLLTDEIAERVGEIASDISEDFGVNIQNVNGGSDHVHILFTAKPTTDLTKFINSLKGVTSRKIRDENPEVRQALDKAFWQPGYFLATTGQVSIDVLMKYVEEE, from the coding sequence ATGAAGTACAACCTCGAAACCGGGTCACACACGGTCTACGCGCTCCAATATCACTTCGTGACCGTCACGAAGTACCGCGCAGACCTCCTCACCGACGAAATCGCAGAACGGGTCGGTGAGATTGCCAGCGACATCTCCGAGGACTTCGGCGTGAACATCCAGAACGTCAACGGCGGTTCCGACCACGTTCATATCTTGTTCACGGCGAAGCCAACGACCGACCTCACCAAGTTCATCAACTCGCTCAAGGGCGTCACGTCCCGCAAAATCCGTGACGAGAATCCCGAGGTTCGGCAGGCACTCGACAAGGCGTTCTGGCAACCGGGGTACTTCCTCGCCACCACCGGCCAAGTGAGCATCGACGTACTCATGAAGTACGTCGAGGAGGAGTAG
- the gvpO gene encoding gas vesicle protein GvpO, halophile-type — protein sequence MAEADTRSREQCKALTEDGERCTRQAQDDGFCYQHDEGDPTVSNSQAAEHDREAESADEQATGSTGPPESRAGTDMTAEERTDPQTADTDDVDADQEIAGILAVRKTVESTAGQLVGHEFDGVSEISPTDDGWRAIVEVIERRAVPDTQDIIGRYEIELDDDAVVHGYRRIDRYRRGDTTEFE from the coding sequence ATGGCCGAAGCAGACACGCGATCACGGGAGCAGTGTAAGGCCCTCACCGAGGACGGCGAGCGCTGCACGCGGCAGGCACAGGACGACGGGTTCTGCTACCAACACGACGAAGGTGATCCAACAGTGAGCAACAGTCAGGCAGCCGAACACGACCGAGAGGCCGAATCGGCGGACGAACAGGCCACCGGCAGTACCGGCCCTCCGGAATCGCGCGCGGGAACCGACATGACCGCCGAGGAGCGAACCGATCCCCAGACGGCCGACACGGACGACGTCGACGCGGACCAGGAGATCGCGGGAATTCTCGCGGTCAGGAAGACCGTCGAATCCACCGCCGGCCAGCTCGTCGGTCACGAGTTCGATGGAGTCAGCGAAATCTCCCCGACCGACGACGGCTGGCGCGCGATCGTCGAAGTAATCGAACGCCGCGCTGTCCCCGACACACAGGACATCATCGGCCGCTACGAGATCGAACTCGACGACGACGCCGTCGTTCACGGATACCGGCGGATCGATCGATACCGCCGCGGAGACACCACAGAGTTCGAATGA
- the gvpL gene encoding gas vesicle protein GvpL yields MSENGSERRAERLEEPTDRTTGDPAETPVIDEGRYLYCLVRADEDAAFRTNGVDDEPVSIVVEDGIGAVVHACDAIYDTANIAQIRRWLVRHQTVVDEAGQAFGTPIPFQFDTILRGDDETVGEWLRREHDTLEGALSGLADHWEYRVEVVEVDPIDDGTLIEHDDRLRELDEQIRNADDGTAFLLEKKFDQRLAERRAARRESVTADLRKRLAADAREVHALERSPNATLDDVTERGGPPSDETERSDAGETLCRLTLLAHEDDEAAIGSILDDVAANEGLEVRFTGPWPPYTFAPELGGDGETTAGSDHANPRP; encoded by the coding sequence GTGAGCGAAAACGGCTCGGAGCGGCGGGCGGAACGACTCGAGGAGCCGACCGATCGGACGACGGGCGACCCGGCGGAGACGCCGGTGATCGACGAGGGCCGGTACCTCTACTGTCTCGTCCGGGCCGACGAGGACGCCGCGTTTCGGACGAACGGTGTCGACGACGAACCGGTTTCGATCGTGGTCGAAGACGGAATCGGTGCCGTCGTCCACGCCTGCGACGCCATCTACGACACGGCGAATATCGCACAGATCAGACGCTGGCTCGTCCGCCACCAGACGGTCGTAGACGAGGCGGGTCAGGCCTTCGGAACGCCGATCCCGTTCCAGTTCGATACCATCCTCAGGGGTGACGACGAGACCGTCGGCGAGTGGCTCCGCCGGGAGCACGACACACTCGAGGGGGCGCTTTCGGGGCTGGCCGATCACTGGGAGTACCGCGTCGAGGTCGTGGAAGTCGACCCGATCGACGACGGGACGCTGATCGAGCACGACGACAGACTGCGCGAACTCGACGAACAGATCAGAAACGCCGACGACGGCACGGCGTTCTTGCTCGAGAAGAAGTTCGACCAGCGGCTCGCCGAGCGACGAGCGGCCCGACGGGAGTCGGTGACGGCCGACCTCCGGAAGCGACTGGCCGCGGATGCCCGGGAGGTCCACGCGCTCGAGCGCTCGCCGAACGCGACGCTCGACGACGTGACGGAACGCGGCGGTCCCCCGAGCGACGAGACCGAACGCTCGGACGCCGGCGAAACGCTGTGCCGACTTACCCTCCTGGCCCACGAGGACGACGAAGCCGCGATCGGATCGATACTCGACGACGTGGCGGCGAACGAGGGCCTCGAGGTGAGATTTACGGGACCGTGGCCGCCGTACACGTTCGCACCGGAACTGGGCGGAGATGGCGAGACGACCGCTGGGAGCGATCACGCGAATCCGAGACCATGA
- a CDS encoding gas vesicle protein K → MTSIDVGDGTDARDGLMTLVIAVVEILIDALEREAIRRMESGDLTDDEIERLGTQLSTIEGEIEQLKSDEGIEPGVDDLRNDLDGLVNDAIEQLHGEPTAARRPGYSVFGGDGE, encoded by the coding sequence GTGACCAGCATCGACGTTGGTGACGGGACGGACGCTCGCGACGGGTTGATGACCCTGGTTATCGCAGTGGTCGAGATTCTGATCGACGCGCTCGAGCGCGAGGCCATCCGTCGCATGGAATCCGGCGACCTCACGGACGACGAGATCGAGCGCCTCGGCACCCAGCTCTCGACGATCGAAGGTGAAATCGAACAGCTCAAAAGCGACGAGGGGATCGAACCCGGCGTCGACGACCTCCGGAACGATCTAGACGGGCTGGTCAACGACGCGATCGAACAGCTCCACGGAGAACCCACGGCCGCTCGGAGGCCGGGCTACAGCGTGTTCGGAGGTGACGGCGAGTGA
- a CDS encoding GvpL/GvpF family gas vesicle protein, whose protein sequence is MTNRYVYGVVESDDIEFETEAVAGAERVYTVSHRRLGAVVSDIDTTDPAETDEDAQIHDEVLREIMAHDGGTTIVPMQFGMAFEGDRELKNVLRGARPAFRRAMNDIEGTVELGLKLVREEGADVDRDAVEAEVADVFGTIAAQSVENDLFSDRLVLNRSYLVDEDDREAFDEAVAEFEDDHDELLVQYTGPFAPYSFVDVEIGAKR, encoded by the coding sequence GTGACGAACCGGTACGTCTACGGTGTCGTCGAATCGGACGACATCGAGTTCGAGACCGAGGCCGTCGCGGGTGCCGAGCGCGTCTACACGGTCTCCCATCGGCGACTCGGGGCCGTCGTCTCCGATATCGACACGACCGATCCGGCGGAGACCGACGAAGACGCGCAGATCCACGACGAGGTCCTCCGGGAGATCATGGCACACGACGGCGGAACGACCATCGTTCCCATGCAGTTCGGAATGGCCTTCGAAGGCGATCGGGAGTTGAAAAACGTCCTGCGGGGTGCGCGACCGGCTTTCCGGCGCGCGATGAACGATATCGAAGGCACGGTCGAACTCGGCCTCAAACTCGTTCGCGAGGAGGGCGCCGACGTCGACCGCGACGCGGTCGAAGCCGAGGTGGCCGACGTGTTCGGCACCATCGCCGCACAGTCAGTCGAAAACGACCTGTTCAGCGATCGGCTCGTGCTCAATCGGTCGTATCTCGTCGACGAGGACGACCGCGAAGCGTTCGACGAGGCGGTGGCCGAGTTCGAAGACGATCACGACGAACTGTTGGTTCAATACACGGGCCCCTTCGCGCCCTACAGCTTCGTCGACGTGGAAATCGGAGCCAAACGATAA